In Huiozyma naganishii CBS 8797 chromosome 5, complete genome, the genomic window AGGACCCCCGTTTGGACGTTATCTTCTACACGGGGTCCCCTAAAGTCGGGTCCATTATCGCCTCTGCGGCAGCGAAGAACCTTGTACCCTGTGTTTTGGAACTCGGTGGGAAGTCCCCGGTGTTCGTCACTGAGAACCTCGGCAGGAACAAACTGAGAAAGGCTCTTAAGAGGATATTCTTTGGCGCCTTCGCGAACTCGGGACAATTGTGCGTGAGACCGGACTACGTGCTAGTGCACGAGTCCGTTTACCAAGAATTTATTTCCCAGGCAAGAACGGTGCTGAATGAGTTGTTCCCACAGCTGGATCACGAAACAGAGTTTACGCATATGATCTCGAGAGCCGCATTCGACAAGACGTTGTCCAAACTGGAGCAAACAAAGGGTACTCCTGTTGTGCCCCGCTCCACCGTGGTAGACCAAGACAACAAAGATGCCGAGTGTCTGTTCTTCCCACCAACACTCGTGGAAGACGTCCAATGGGGGGATGCCCTGATGACGGAGGAGAACTTCGCTCCTGTCTTGCCCATTCTGAAGTACGAGGACCTTGATACAGCAATCGATAATGTGTTGATGTACCACGACACGCCCCTGGCCAAGTACATATTTTCAGAATCCACACAGGACGTAAACCATATCCTGGCCCGCGTTCGTGCTGGTGATTGCTGTGTCAATGAGACCGTCATCCATGTTGGGATCCAGCAGGCGCCCTTCGGAGGCATCGGGCAGTCCGGGTACGGGAACTATGGTGGCTGTTACGGGTTTAACGCCTTCACGCACGAACGGACTGTGTTCAAGCAGCCCTTCTGGATGGACTTCATGACCTCGATGCGGTACTTGCCCTACTCGAAGCGGAAGACGCAGTTGGTGCAAATGGCCACTGAGGCGAAACCGGACTTTGACAggaagggcaagaagaagtggTCGTTCGTGAAACTGGCCACTTTTGTGAGTTTCCTCGTGCTATTCATATCGTACATGCTTAACGACTGCTCTTAAGATGTAGAGCTTCCCTAGGTATAAATACTATAACGTTTAATATATTGCTACtaccacacacacacatatatatatatatattccttTCGTTAACCGGTTAATGAAATGTACAAGGAAGTGAGATCAACAAGATGGGTTCTTGATGAGGGAAAGGATTTACACGATAGTAGACGCATGGGTTTACGTGCAAAAGAAATGGCAGAGACGATCAGTGCTTGCCCTTTGTGCGCTTGTGACGAAGCTcgttctgtttcttctcctcctctgggtCGAAGTTTATGAACTCGTCGAGCCCCTTACCCGCGGGGACCATGGGCAAGACGGGGACCTTCTTCTCTACAATGACCTCTAGAAGTACGGGTCCCTCCGCTTCGACGAACTGTTCAAGTGCTGAGTCCAGTTCCTCCTGTCTTGAGGCCTTAAGGGGCTTGACGCCCATGGCCTCGCACAGTTTCTGGAAATCTGGGTTGCGCTGGTGCGTGTGGGAGTAACGGTTCTCGTAGAAGAGAGACTGCCATTGGGTGACCATACCTTGTTCTTCGTTGTTCAATAGTAGTATTTTGACAGGGGTCCCCGCTTGAACTGCGGAGCTGAGTTCCGTGAGGGTCATGTTGAAAGAAGCGTCCCCGTCTATGTCGATGACCATAGCGTCCGGTTTGGCGACCTGTGCGCCGATGGCTGCTGGTAAACCAAACCCCATGGTTCCCAGCCCACCGGATGTGACGAATGTTCTTGGTTTCTTCCAAGTCCAGTGTTGCGCGGCCCACATCTGATGTTGCCCGACACCCGtggtgacgacgacgtccCTGCCGGACGCGTTAGCCAGTTTTGATAGCTTGGCAATGACGGTCTGCGGCATGATCTTGGATCCTGGTGTCTCCTTCATGTACGCGTATGGGAACTTCTGTTTCCATTGTTCGATCTGTTTGAACCATTCTGCGCGGTGTTTCACGGGGAACACTTTAGGTAACATCGTGGCGATGTTCTCTGTCGCGTCCCCTTCGACGGCGACTTGTGCCTCTACGACTTTATTGATGTTCTTGGGGGAGACCTCGAAGTGGATAATACCACCTCTGTTCTCTTGAGCTGCGATTTTGGCTTCTGGTGCGAATTTGGTGATGTTCCCCGTGACACGGTCATCGAACCGTGCCCCCACGGCAATGATAAGGTCTGCGTTCTGTATGGCGAGGTTAGCCGTCGCGCAGCCGTGCATGCCGAGCATGTCTAGCGATTTAGGGTCCTCTTGATCGAACGCACCGAGCCCCTGGAGCGTGGTAGTCACTGGGATCTGTGCCCTGTCGCTGAGTTCCTTAAGCAGACGTGGACCGTCCTCGTTGTTGAGGATACCGTTCCCCACGTACAATACTGGTTTCTTGGCCAAGTTGATGAGGTCAGCTGCTTTGTTGATCGCTGGGGCTAAGAACTCGTCGAAGACGGTGGCCCCCGTGGTGGCGCCCCCGTTCAAAGAGGGCAGAGTACTTTCCGTTGGAATAGCCTCTCTTAGCACCGCTGCGGTGACATCCTTGGGGAGGTCCACTAGAACTGGTCCAGGTCTACCGGACATTGCGATTTCGAAGGCCTCGTTAATACGTTTGGGCAACTCGGCGACGTTTTTAACCATGACGTTCCATTTAGTGCAGGATCTCGAGATCCCGACGACATCAGCCTCCTGAAACGCGTCTGTCCCAATGGCGTTTGTGGGCACTTGCCCCGTGAACACTACCATGGGCACCCCATCTGCCAAAGCGTCCGCCATTGGTGTCACTACATTTGTCGCACCTGGCCCCGAGGTGACCAACACAACACCAGGTTTCCCTGATGCTCTAGCGTATCCCTCAGCCATGTGGCCCGCACCTTGTTCATGCTTAGGTAGTACGAACTTGAAGTTTTCAGACCCGTAGATTGCGTCGTACACTGGGAGGATAGCACCACCAGGGTATCCGAACACTGTATCGACGTTATGTCTACTCATCATCTCGTTGAAGATCTGCCCCCCAGTGAGCCCCACCAGCGAGTTATCCAGTTCAGTCGCTGAACGTAACTTATCTGACAGTTTGGACCTTTTAATGGATGATTCATTGGATGCTTTGTACAGTGACGTAGCTGGATCCAAGTCGAAACTGGGCGACGGTTCTGGTCTTGCCGAGGAACTGCGAGACGCACACCTCACAGCGGTGTAACGACACGTTGCTGGAGCACTCCTGACAAACCGGGTCCATACATTTTGAGAGTACCCTCTAGCGGTGGCCCTGTGAAGAGCCTTGTTCTTAACCAACTGTGATCTAAGCATGTGGCCAGATTGATGAGTGAGGGTAGACACAGTCAAGTAAACAAGCGGTCAAGTAGCAGCAAGCAAAGAAAGAGCAAATGAGATGTCTTCAAGCTTTATGACCCATCCAAGCTTGAAACTAGGGTGAACTAGTCATCCGGAGAGACAGAGACACAGTTAGACGCAGACGAGACGCATCTCTTCGATGTCTTCGAAACACGGGCATCCGACGCCGGTACCGGCAAGCGAAcggggaaaaaaagaaaccgGATACACCCGTGTACAGTGACATCCCCGTGCAAAATGACAAAAACagattcaaaaataaaaaagtaTACACCCAGACCCCCGCCCACGTGACACCCGCACGTGACCCTCACGTGACGTCCCGCCGTCTCACGCGACACCCGCACATGACTCAGAAGTTTACCCGATTGTCCGGCTCGCCCCGCCTTAGGTCCGCCCGGAGCCGCTCGAATTCTCCGCGCGTCATTTTCGAAATCGCCTCGCGCGTCTTGTCGTCgagtggtggtggttggTGGCCATCggtagtggtagtggtagtggCACCTTCAGGTGCGGTTATCGTCTGCTTGAGGGGCGGTGGGCGGTGTTCCTTGGCGTACAGCACCTGTGTGACACCCGTGTTGACGTGGTTCATCCCACGCATCTCGGGTCTCTTGTCGTGCTTGTTGCGGTTGTAAACTTGGAAGGCGTCCCAGATACTTGACATATTGTTGTAGTGTGGGTTGGGTCCTTGTGGTGGGGGAGAGTGGAGATTGGGGTTTGGAGACGGCTGAGATGCCAGGTTTATATACGTTGCGTTGTGTATTTGTCTCCACGGTATGTGGGTCAGCCGTGTGTGCGTGGGTATCCCTTTCTGTGTGATGCCCtgatcttcttgtttcttgtttcttgttttgtgCGATGAGCAGATGTTGAAGTagttgtggtggtggttgtagtagtagttgtGGTCGGGCTAGGTGCGTATGTCTGAGTGTACTGCGTTTGTAGTGGTACCCTGTGGTACACTTGTTGCTGAGCCTGATGCATTGGCGAAAGTGATTGCCTACTTGGAGTATACTCTGTTGGCGAAGTGcaagaaacagaggaagaCCGATTATGCCAGCTGTTACCTGGCGTCAAGTACCGTGGAGACTTTACTGCCCTGGGTTGCACCCGTAACGTCCAAACATATTGCACAGACCGTGACTGCTCTCAATGATGGAGGGGAGCAGAGCAGTGATGGTGGGTTGGAGGCCCTGGCATTAGCATTGAATAAGATAAGGGAGAGGTTCCCCAAGACAAGAAACCGTGCAATGCTTAGGAACATCGTCGTGTTTGCGGATCCGGACGCCTGGGGGAAGTGGGGGGGTGACTACCTTGAACTGTGGAGGCAGATCAGAGACGATTTGGAACAGGATTCAGTAAGATTAGTGCTCTTAGACTGTGGTGAGGGGACATTCTCCCCCCCCTCACCTCCCCTTCGTCGTTTGATACATACCATCTACACAAGACTCATCGAGGATACACTCGGTTTCAACCCTGCAAGTGTGAAGCCAGTGAGAGTGTTCTCTGGAGTGTTGCGTTTGGGGGCTACATTGGATACCATAGTGGGGAAGCAGGAGGAGGATGCCCAGTCAGTGTTTGAAGACCCGCTCTCTCTAGCGATCAGCGTGGAGGGGTTCCCCGCCACCAAGACTGTCCAGGGGCTCAACAGGAAGACCATGGTcaagacaacaacagagGACGCGTCCTTCGAGTACGTCCCAGTGAAGTCAGTGATAGAGTACACCACGAAGGAGGAAAGTGGCAGAGGTGCCGTCTCAGTGTCCTCACAGAACGTTACAAAGGCATACAGGTACGGTGCAGACTACGTAGTGCTCCCAGATACAATCGTCGACAGGTCAGTGTACCGCACTGGCGGACCTGCAGCGATCGATATCCGTGGGTTTATGGATGTGACCGCCCTGCCGAGACATTACCTCCACTCAGAATCCATCTTTATCCTACCGGACAGTAGGACAGGTGGTGTAGCCGATGAGACTACTTTCCACGTCCTCGTGGACGCAATGTTGCAAGCTGGCAAACTAGCAATCGCAAGGTACGTCAACAGGGACCGTGGCAGCGACGTCCAGATGTGCGCACTCGTGGCACTCGTCACCTCGACACAGCACTCTAGTGGAAGCACCCTCGTCCTCACCAGACTCCCCTTCGCAGAGGACCAACGCAACAGCTTGTTCCCACCGTTGACCCCGAAACTGCCCGACGATGCAGACTCGATGGAAACAGATGCGCTCATGGAACAGTTCGTGGACTCAATGGACACAGATAAGATCGGAATAGCCACCAAGGACGAGTACTACTACAGCACAGCGAACCTCGCCTCCGGTGCTGCCTCAACGCTGCCTCTGCCCGAGGGGGAGCACTACAGCCATATGAATGACCAAGAAGACCCGTTACGTGTACCCAGCGTCGCAGTGCACAGACTCCAAGAGGTCACCATGGAGTGGCTTCTTCAGCGGGTCATTGAACCCCAAGACGACGGCGAAGAGTTCGTCGTACCTGAACTACCTCCAACCCTCGCAGACAAGATATCCTCTTACGTGTCAGACCAGGGTGCATACGACAGAACCGCTGCTGCACTCGTCGCCAGGCTCGGGTGCCACAAGTCCGCACAGGTTAAGGGCAGCGGACAGGAACAACGGGACAACACTGAGGACAACGTACAAGAGGGACCACCGCTTGAGGAACTACTGAGACGCGGTGAGCGGTGAAGAAGTACCGCGGGACGGGACGCACGCGACGAGTCCGGGGGAACCTCCTGCTGTCTGTTCTTCGAGGACGATCATTTAAGGATATGTCCTTGTTGTCGAGACATCACACGATGTCCATTGTACTGTCGAACGAGGGGAGGATCGATGGGAAGAGTGGCTCAGCATTGGCTACTGTGTACTTAGcatacgtatatataagCGTGCTTGCTGTGTGTCTTTGTAGAGGGTGGGGTGGTACGGCAGTAACGACAAGACCAATTACACAATGGCTTACCAAGTGAAGAATGTACCAACGAAACCGTACCAGGATCAGAGACCGGGGACTTCTGGGTTGCGGAAGAAGACCGCAGTGTTCACAAATGAGCCCCATTACACGGAGAACTTTATTCAGGCGGTGATGGAGGCGATCCCGGAGGGTTGTAAGGGGGCCACGCTCGTTGTAGGTGGTGACGGACGTTACTACAACGACGTAATCCTACACAAGATCGCGGCCATTGGCGCGGCGAACGGTGTCAGGAAACTGGTCATCGGTCAGAACGGTTTGCTCTCGACCCCTGCAGCGTCGCACATCATGAGGACGTACAAGGAAAAGTGCACGGGTGGGATCATACTTACCGCATCGCACAACCCCGGCGGGCCCAAGAACGACATGGGGATCAAGTACAACCTGTCCAACGGTGGACCAGCGCCGGAACCAGTCACGAACAAGATCTGGGAGGTGTCCAAGCAACTCGACCACTACAAAATTATTCCGGACCTCCCGGAACTTGCCCTGGACACACTTGCGGAGAACGTCCAGTACGGACCCCTCCTCGTGGACGTCGTCGACACAACGAGGGACTACGTCGAGTTCCTCAAGGAGATCTTCGACTTCCCTCTCATCAAAAGCTTCATCCACAAGCAACGGTCACAGAAACATTGGAAACTGCTGTTTGATGGCATGAACGGTGTCACTGGTCCCTACGGGAAGGCCATCTTCGTCGACGAGTTCGAACTCCCAGCGGAGGAGGTACTCCAGAACTGGCACCCTCAGCCTGATTTTGGCGGTATCCACCCGGACCCGAACCTGACATACGCCAGGTCACTCGTCGATAGAGTCGACCGCGAGAACATCGAGTTTGGGGCCGCCTctgacggtgacggtgacaGGAACATGATCTACGGTGCCGGTCCAGCGTTCGTCTCCCCGGGGGACTCCGTCGCCATCATTGCCGAATACGCCGCGGAGATCCCATACTTCGCCAAACAGGGCATCTACGGGCTAGCAAGGTCCTTTCCCACCGCGTCCGCAATTGATCGTGTTGCTGAGAAACACGGGCTGAAATGCTATGAGGTCCCCACGGGTTGGAAGTTCTTCTGTGCCTTGTTTGACGCAAAGAAACTGTCCATCTGCGGGGAAGAATCCTTCGGAACGGGCTCCAATCACGTCAGGGAGAAGGACGGTGTCTGGGCGATTATCGCCTGGTTAAACTTGCTGGCCATCTATAACAGACGCCACCCAGACCGCGATGTCTCTATCAAGATCATCCAGGAGGAgttttggaagaaataCGGCCGTGTCTTCTTCACACGGTACGACTACGAGCACGTCGATTCGAACAGCGCAAAGAAGGTCATTGACAATCTGAGATCCTACACGGAGAAACCTGGAGTTGTTGGTTCCAAATTCCCAACAGACACAACGTTGACCGTTACTGAGTCCGGGGATTTCTCGTACAAAGACCTGGACGGCTCTGTGTCGGAACACCAAGGTCTATACGTCAGGTTGTCCAATGGAGCACGGTTTGTAGTCAGACTATCCGGGACTGGATCCTCAGGAGCCACTATCAGACTATACTTGGAGAAGTATTGCGATGACGAGTCGAAATACGGGTTAACCGCTGAGGAGTACTTGAAACCGGTCATGTGCCCTGTCATCGAGTTCTTGAAACTGAAGGAATTCATCGGCACCACGGAACCCACAGTACGTACCTGAAACCTAGATCACCCAATAGCTTATATATACCAAAACAACATGTATGGCAGCTCCCATGTCTCTGTCACGTATGGGGATACAACTCACTAACTGTACTGAAAAGGAAATATGCTACTCGATTAGGGTGACATAAGCTAAACCCGATCCGATATGTAAGTGCCGCATTGGGTAATAGTTACCACATGAGGAGATTAAACGAGTTGCATTCGTAAAATGAAGTGATGAACGGGAAGGAAGAAAACGCTAAATTTgcagtgaaaaaaaagtaagtgaaaaatattgacACTCTATGGATACCGCCCATCCATTTTACACTTGATGTGTCAGCCCCAGTTTTAACATTAGTGTAGATATAATAGTGGCTTATCGTCCTTGTGACTGGAGatctttcattttcccTCTTTATCTCCGTGTCGTTTCATTTCTAGTCGTACAAGGGAATAAACGACATTGAGGGCTGTTAGGGAAACTGGACAAATAAGAGTATGGGGGATATTCGAACACAAAGTGCCTTGCGGAATATGGAGGATGCTCTAAGTAACGCATCCTCCTTTTCTGATTCGCAGGAAACAGACACGAATCTGGGGTCATCAGAGCCTGCTATATCGTCAGCATCAGTTACTCATTATCAGAATAATCGTCATTTGCATAGTAACCACGAAGAAAGTATCAGTCACACGAAAGAGGGTAAGCAGGATCCCGAATATTTAGCCGATATCAAACCACTGCAGTTTAAAATGGTACGGGACCACAGTAGGGAAGCCGATTTTATTTCAGGAGAGCAGCATCGCACTAACGACAGGGAATCGAAGACGAACGcggggaagaagagaccaactttgaaaagtaCCGATTCAGACgaattgttttcaaaaGTGAAGGCGCAGTTGCACCAAGGTCCAGACACAGCATCGAACAGGTTTTCCGCGTTCAACTTTATCGATATGGACCAATTTGAGGATTACCTAAGAGAACCATCGTAtatcaaaactttgaacagatcCAAAACTATCAAACAGTTTAGAAGACTGTTCCTCGCACAAGAGTTAAAGGTCCCAGATGATTCTGACTACATAGGGAAACACTACAGTGGCCATGTAGAGAACGGGAGGTTGGCGATTGCGAGTTCCAATAACGGTAGGCCGCGCTCCACTCTTCAAACAGATTCTCCAGTGCTTTCACCTAAAGTCTCGGCAGAATCTGCAGCCAGGTCGAAGGCTGTCTGGACGTCGAAATTTAGTCTTGACGGGAGGTACATGTCCGTGGGAGGTAAAGACGGTGGAATCAGTCTCTGGAAAGTATTGAGTAGCCCCGTGGAGAGGTGGGAACTACAATCTACTTTAGAATCCCAGAGTAGTATGTTGAGCAAAGCATTGAGACTGACGACTTCCCCTAGCTCATCGCCGAGAATAAGTTCAGCAGTAGGGAACATGGAGTCCCACAGCATCAACAAGGGTGCCGAAAATATTAACCTGTATGGTCCTGTCTTCAATCCCAATCCGACACAGGTGTTCAGAGAGCACGGGCATGACGTTTTATCGTTAGACTGGTCGAAAAACAACTTTCTGATTTCTGGGTCTATGGATACAACTGTAAAGCTGTGGCATCCAGATCGAAAGACGTCTTTAAAGACTTTTCCTCATCCAGATTTTGTGACCTCCGTCGTGTTCCACCCTAACGACGATAGATTTTTTGTCAGTGGGTGCCTGGACCATAAGTGTAGAATTTGGTCCATTTTAGATAATGAGGTGACCTACGAATTCGACTGTCGAGACCTTATCACATCCGTGGCAATATCGCCAGGCCCTGGCAAATACACAGTCGTGGGGACATTCAACGGATACGTCCATGTGCTACTGACTAGAGGACTGGAGCATGTGGGAACTTTTCATGTAACAGACACGCGGACGCAATCCATACATTCAAAAGCTGTTTTCCCTTCGGAGTTTTTAAAGACACACAAAGGACCAAGAGTCACTGGTATTGAGTGCTTTATATCACCAACTGACAAATCGTTAAGGGCACTAATATCTTGTAACGATTCCAGAGTAAGAATTTTCGATCTGGAAAGGCAGCAAATGattgaaactttgaaggGTCTCCACACCGAGCAGGCATCACATAAGGCGCATTTATACACACGGAACGGTAAACCGCCACTAGTCGTTAGCAGTAGCGATGACAGTTGGATCTATGCGTGGAACATGAAGTCATACGTTGAGCCATCAAGTCAAAAACAGACGGATGAGACGGACGCTGAATTTGAAGGCGGCTCGGCACAGGGAAGACCGCTTAATATGACCCGATCTGGTAATTTCAGAAAGCTAATAAACAAATCTCTGAGTAGATCATCTAGCTTGAAGAACATGAAGGATTACGATACAGATGGTAGCAGCGAACGCCATCATGTATTGGGCATCTCAtcaacaaaacaaaacccGCACACCATTAAGAATTCACGGTACATATGTTTCCATGCGCACCGTAATCCTATCACAACCGCAATAATTGCACCTACCGAGTCCTCAAAGCTTTTGTCACTTTCCAACGATTTTATCTGTGAACTATGCATGGAGTTTTCGGACAGGAACTCCGCTTCAGC contains:
- the HFD1 gene encoding hexadecenal dehydrogenase (similar to Saccharomyces cerevisiae HFD1 (YMR110C); ancestral locus Anc_2.439), with the protein product MSGNDRLHYTEDEAIPGIIKRANDYYSERQLLLSRDKNPMKADLKFRVRQLQKLYYSIKDNQELIIDALMRDFHRARQETLSLELIPLLNDILLMVKKLPQWMTPKKVRDHTPMFAFGSIQVEKIARGTALVIAPSNFPLLLALTPVGNAIAGGNAVLLKPSELTENVAQIMEKIIRDADLAPGLVQVVQGGIPQTTKLIEDPRLDVIFYTGSPKVGSIIASAAAKNLVPCVLELGGKSPVFVTENLGRNKLRKALKRIFFGAFANSGQLCVRPDYVLVHESVYQEFISQARTVLNELFPQLDHETEFTHMISRAAFDKTLSKLEQTKGTPVVPRSTVVDQDNKDAECLFFPPTLVEDVQWGDALMTEENFAPVLPILKYEDLDTAIDNVLMYHDTPLAKYIFSESTQDVNHILARVRAGDCCVNETVIHVGIQQAPFGGIGQSGYGNYGGCYGFNAFTHERTVFKQPFWMDFMTSMRYLPYSKRKTQLVQMATEAKPDFDRKGKKKWSFVKLATFVSFLVLFISYMLNDCS
- the ILV2 gene encoding acetolactate synthase catalytic subunit (similar to Saccharomyces cerevisiae ILV2 (YMR108W); ancestral locus Anc_2.441) — its product is MLRSQLVKNKALHRATARGYSQNVWTRFVRSAPATCRYTAVRCASRSSSARPEPSPSFDLDPATSLYKASNESSIKRSKLSDKLRSATELDNSLVGLTGGQIFNEMMSRHNVDTVFGYPGGAILPVYDAIYGSENFKFVLPKHEQGAGHMAEGYARASGKPGVVLVTSGPGATNVVTPMADALADGVPMVVFTGQVPTNAIGTDAFQEADVVGISRSCTKWNVMVKNVAELPKRINEAFEIAMSGRPGPVLVDLPKDVTAAVLREAIPTESTLPSLNGGATTGATVFDEFLAPAINKAADLINLAKKPVLYVGNGILNNEDGPRLLKELSDRAQIPVTTTLQGLGAFDQEDPKSLDMLGMHGCATANLAIQNADLIIAVGARFDDRVTGNITKFAPEAKIAAQENRGGIIHFEVSPKNINKVVEAQVAVEGDATENIATMLPKVFPVKHRAEWFKQIEQWKQKFPYAYMKETPGSKIMPQTVIAKLSKLANASGRDVVVTTGVGQHQMWAAQHWTWKKPRTFVTSGGLGTMGFGLPAAIGAQVAKPDAMVIDIDGDASFNMTLTELSSAVQAGTPVKILLLNNEEQGMVTQWQSLFYENRYSHTHQRNPDFQKLCEAMGVKPLKASRQEELDSALEQFVEAEGPVLLEVIVEKKVPVLPMVPAGKGLDEFINFDPEEEKKQNELRHKRTKGKH
- the SPG4 gene encoding Spg4p (similar to Saccharomyces cerevisiae SPG4 (YMR107W); ancestral locus Anc_2.443); its protein translation is MSSIWDAFQVYNRNKHDKRPEMRGMNHVNTGVTQVLYAKEHRPPPLKQTITAPEGATTTTTTDGHQPPPLDDKTREAISKMTRGEFERLRADLRRGEPDNRVNF
- the YKU80 gene encoding ATP-dependent DNA helicase YKU80 (similar to Saccharomyces cerevisiae YKU80 (YMR106C); ancestral locus Anc_2.444); this translates as MSECTAFVVVPCGTLVAEPDALAKVIAYLEYTLLAKCKKQRKTDYASCYLASSTVETLLPWVAPVTSKHIAQTVTALNDGGEQSSDGGLEALALALNKIRERFPKTRNRAMLRNIVVFADPDAWGKWGGDYLELWRQIRDDLEQDSVRLVLLDCGEGTFSPPSPPLRRLIHTIYTRLIEDTLGFNPASVKPVRVFSGVLRLGATLDTIVGKQEEDAQSVFEDPLSLAISVEGFPATKTVQGLNRKTMVKTTTEDASFEYVPVKSVIEYTTKEESGRGAVSVSSQNVTKAYRYGADYVVLPDTIVDRSVYRTGGPAAIDIRGFMDVTALPRHYLHSESIFILPDSRTGGVADETTFHVLVDAMLQAGKLAIARYVNRDRGSDVQMCALVALVTSTQHSSGSTLVLTRLPFAEDQRNSLFPPLTPKLPDDADSMETDALMEQFVDSMDTDKIGIATKDEYYYSTANLASGAASTLPLPEGEHYSHMNDQEDPLRVPSVAVHRLQEVTMEWLLQRVIEPQDDGEEFVVPELPPTLADKISSYVSDQGAYDRTAAALVARLGCHKSAQVKGSGQEQRDNTEDNVQEGPPLEELLRRGER
- the PGM2 gene encoding phosphoglucomutase PGM2 (similar to Saccharomyces cerevisiae PGM1 (YKL127W) and PGM2 (YMR105C); ancestral locus Anc_2.445) — protein: MAYQVKNVPTKPYQDQRPGTSGLRKKTAVFTNEPHYTENFIQAVMEAIPEGCKGATLVVGGDGRYYNDVILHKIAAIGAANGVRKLVIGQNGLLSTPAASHIMRTYKEKCTGGIILTASHNPGGPKNDMGIKYNLSNGGPAPEPVTNKIWEVSKQLDHYKIIPDLPELALDTLAENVQYGPLLVDVVDTTRDYVEFLKEIFDFPLIKSFIHKQRSQKHWKLLFDGMNGVTGPYGKAIFVDEFELPAEEVLQNWHPQPDFGGIHPDPNLTYARSLVDRVDRENIEFGAASDGDGDRNMIYGAGPAFVSPGDSVAIIAEYAAEIPYFAKQGIYGLARSFPTASAIDRVAEKHGLKCYEVPTGWKFFCALFDAKKLSICGEESFGTGSNHVREKDGVWAIIAWLNLLAIYNRRHPDRDVSIKIIQEEFWKKYGRVFFTRYDYEHVDSNSAKKVIDNLRSYTEKPGVVGSKFPTDTTLTVTESGDFSYKDLDGSVSEHQGLYVRLSNGARFVVRLSGTGSSGATIRLYLEKYCDDESKYGLTAEEYLKPVMCPVIEFLKLKEFIGTTEPTVRT
- the LAF1 gene encoding Laf1p (similar to Saccharomyces cerevisiae YKL121W and YMR102C; ancestral locus Anc_2.450), giving the protein MEDALSNASSFSDSQETDTNLGSSEPAISSASVTHYQNNRHLHSNHEESISHTKEGKQDPEYLADIKPLQFKMVRDHSREADFISGEQHRTNDRESKTNAGKKRPTLKSTDSDELFSKVKAQLHQGPDTASNRFSAFNFIDMDQFEDYLREPSYIKTLNRSKTIKQFRRLFLAQELKVPDDSDYIGKHYSGHVENGRLAIASSNNGRPRSTLQTDSPVLSPKVSAESAARSKAVWTSKFSLDGRYMSVGGKDGGISLWKVLSSPVERWELQSTLESQSSMLSKALRLTTSPSSSPRISSAVGNMESHSINKGAENINLYGPVFNPNPTQVFREHGHDVLSLDWSKNNFLISGSMDTTVKLWHPDRKTSLKTFPHPDFVTSVVFHPNDDRFFVSGCLDHKCRIWSILDNEVTYEFDCRDLITSVAISPGPGKYTVVGTFNGYVHVLLTRGLEHVGTFHVTDTRTQSIHSKAVFPSEFLKTHKGPRVTGIECFISPTDKSLRALISCNDSRVRIFDLERQQMIETLKGLHTEQASHKAHLYTRNGKPPLVVSSSDDSWIYAWNMKSYVEPSSQKQTDETDAEFEGGSAQGRPLNMTRSGNFRKLINKSLSRSSSLKNMKDYDTDGSSERHHVLGISSTKQNPHTIKNSRYICFHAHRNPITTAIIAPTESSKLLSLSNDFICELCMEFSDRNSASAADKKYSSLADGANGESGVFNAVNAIGTILISTDASGTIRVFRSDIPTRIRNRVLQKLQESNLESHRHAHSSASLSSLSRNNSFHGSISSMMRAHSYSSLPHLTNTARSNMGSRCSFSKPRASLSRSPSCNSHKDLFHGTLTPIYSGSKRDLTVQPNGTVSPLTLNDSHHNLSALVGYKCDVCQGTSFAQTSKRGQGKRDSGAYFCQDCGTVLNNFR